Proteins from one Sphingomonas sp. HF-S4 genomic window:
- a CDS encoding ATP-binding protein, with protein MSLARLAREPAVHLRLALLGAGATLAEQIGEAAPGWLADYATEITALAGQSFSAAQWRMRIAEWAGATPGLPLERLAAALGDPLAIDLLLAIGLAGEDARVAGLLAEDDRLTLATLTALWRSHAGQDDPVAVRRAVNRLVQIGLVLVENPEAPRFDWRVAVSATAWDALSGDSVAPPGCRLMPPAQLPVLEGFIASAEVKRHAQLLAGAMAEDALLVPLLRGPERNGRTTLAGALARGLGQPLLLAPAEAAARPDAWAQIGLFAFLTNAVVALSLPVGVGEVRDVAGFPLDPVRLIVITGPSGGVRLADRPQVTLAIPAPDVAERGAHWRAVLPEPAASDVARLASAFRLTGGTIRRAAAGAALTARQAGRSTITRGDVRLALRDLQDSRLETVAARIDAGDRPEFLALEPQAQDELDALATRARNREALGAHAGHGAGAMGVRALFAGPSGAGKTLAARRLAHDLARDIWRIDLAATVSKYIGETEKALDRAFAAAEDLDTILLLDEGDALMARRTDVGNANDRYANLETNFLLQRIESFSGILIVTTNAPDRIDKAFQRRMDVVVPFRAPDELRRYEILEHHLGDHRADDDLVQEIAVRCVLSGGQLRNVALHARLLALDADAPISDEMLRRAVFREYRKLDSHCPLKPLLSAVG; from the coding sequence ATGAGCCTCGCGCGCCTCGCCCGCGAGCCGGCCGTCCATCTGCGGCTGGCGCTGCTCGGCGCGGGCGCGACGCTCGCCGAGCAGATCGGCGAGGCTGCGCCCGGCTGGCTCGCCGACTATGCGACCGAGATCACGGCGCTGGCGGGCCAGTCGTTCTCGGCGGCGCAATGGCGCATGCGCATCGCCGAATGGGCGGGAGCGACGCCGGGGCTCCCGCTGGAACGGCTGGCTGCGGCGCTGGGCGATCCGCTGGCGATCGACCTGCTGCTCGCGATCGGGCTGGCTGGGGAGGATGCGCGGGTCGCCGGGCTGCTCGCCGAGGACGATCGGCTGACGCTGGCGACGCTCACCGCGCTGTGGCGATCCCATGCTGGTCAAGACGATCCGGTCGCGGTGCGGCGCGCGGTCAATCGGCTGGTCCAGATCGGCCTCGTCCTGGTGGAAAATCCCGAGGCGCCGCGCTTCGACTGGCGCGTCGCGGTCTCGGCGACGGCATGGGACGCGCTGAGCGGCGACAGTGTCGCGCCGCCCGGATGCCGGCTGATGCCGCCGGCGCAGTTGCCCGTACTCGAAGGCTTCATCGCCAGTGCTGAGGTGAAGCGGCATGCGCAGCTTCTGGCCGGCGCGATGGCCGAGGATGCGCTGCTGGTGCCACTGCTCCGCGGCCCCGAGCGCAACGGCAGGACCACGCTGGCCGGCGCGCTCGCGCGCGGGCTCGGGCAACCCTTGCTGCTGGCGCCGGCGGAGGCCGCAGCGCGTCCCGACGCCTGGGCGCAGATCGGGCTGTTCGCGTTCCTCACGAATGCCGTCGTCGCGCTGTCGCTGCCGGTCGGAGTGGGCGAGGTCCGTGACGTGGCGGGTTTCCCGCTCGATCCGGTTCGGCTGATCGTGATCACGGGACCGAGCGGCGGCGTGCGCCTTGCCGATCGTCCGCAGGTGACGCTTGCGATTCCGGCGCCGGATGTCGCCGAACGTGGCGCGCACTGGCGCGCAGTGCTTCCCGAGCCGGCGGCGAGCGATGTCGCACGGCTGGCGTCGGCCTTCCGGCTGACCGGGGGCACGATCCGGCGTGCCGCGGCGGGGGCGGCGCTGACTGCGCGCCAGGCGGGACGCAGCACGATAACCCGCGGCGACGTGCGGCTGGCGCTGCGCGACTTGCAGGACAGCCGGCTCGAAACCGTCGCGGCGCGGATCGATGCTGGGGATCGCCCCGAATTCCTAGCGCTAGAACCCCAGGCGCAGGACGAGCTCGACGCGCTCGCGACGCGCGCGCGCAATCGCGAGGCACTGGGCGCGCATGCCGGGCACGGAGCGGGAGCGATGGGAGTCCGCGCGCTGTTCGCCGGGCCGTCGGGCGCGGGCAAGACACTCGCCGCGCGGCGGCTGGCGCACGACCTTGCCCGCGACATCTGGCGCATCGACCTCGCTGCGACGGTTAGCAAATATATCGGCGAGACCGAGAAGGCGCTCGACCGCGCCTTTGCCGCCGCCGAGGATCTCGACACGATCCTGCTGCTCGACGAAGGCGATGCGCTGATGGCGCGGCGCACCGATGTCGGCAACGCGAACGACCGCTACGCCAATCTCGAGACCAACTTCCTGCTCCAGAGGATCGAGAGCTTCTCGGGCATCCTGATCGTCACCACCAACGCCCCGGACCGCATCGACAAGGCGTTCCAGCGGCGGATGGACGTGGTGGTGCCGTTCCGCGCGCCCGACGAGCTGCGACGCTACGAGATCCTCGAGCATCATCTCGGCGACCACCGCGCCGACGACGATCTGGTGCAGGAGATAGCGGTGCGCTGCGTGCTCTCGGGTGGGCAGTTGCGCAACGTCGCGCTCCATGCGCGGCTGCTGGCGCTCGACGCGGACGCGCCGATAAGCGACGAGATGCTGCGCCGGGCGGTGTTCCGCGAATACCGGAAGCTCGACTCGCATTGCCCGCTCAAGCCGTTGCTTTCGGCGGTGGGCTGA